A segment of the Methylomonas paludis genome:
CAAGTAAAATTGGAGACGCATATACATTGTCGACCGGAATCCCAAAAAAACCCTGAATCTGGTCGGCGTGCAAATCAACTGTCAGCGCCCTGTCTGCACCGGCATTACCTATCATATCAGCAACCAATCGGGCTGTTATAGGTACCCGAGCTGACCGGGAGCGTCTATCTTGACGCGCATAACCATAATACGGAATAACGGCAGTTATTCTTGCGGCTGACGCCCGTCTCATCGCATCTATCATCACCAGCAATTCCATCAAATTTTCATTTGTTGGCGTGCAGGTGGGCTGAACGATAAAAACATCGCGGCCACGCACATTTTCTTCTATCTCGACATAAATCTCGCCGTCACTAAACCGCCCAACTGTCGCCATGCCGAGACGCATATTGAGCTTCCTCACAATACCTTCGGACAACGCTCTATTGGCATTACCCGTAAATACCATTATCGAGGCCTCACGCATTCAAGACTCCCAGGGATTTGATCGTATGGAGATTATGGCTGGGCTGCTAGGATTCGAACCTAGGTATGCGAGGATCAAAACCTCGTGCCTTACCGCTTGGCGACAGCCCAATTAACTGATTGACTTATTCCCTGTCTAATTTCTTGTACAGTGGCGACTGGTTTTGACCTCTAGCCAAATACACAACCCACTCACTTTGCAGCGCTGCATAAGCAGCGCGCGCAGCATTTTCATCAACAAATACTGCAAACACACAAGCGCCTGTCCCTGTCAATCTGGCCTCGCCAAACTCTGACAAAGCCCTAATGGCGTTTTTAACTTCCGGATACATACTGGTAACAATTGCCGTGCAATCGTTACTGTAATCCCCTGCGATAAAGTCGATCATTTTGATGGATGCACTGTTTCTTGTCAAGCCTTCTGCTAAAAAAATCTGCCTTGTATTGACATGACAATCTGGCTTTATGATCAATAACCAGTACTCAGGCAAGGTAATAGCTTGTAATTCCTCACCTACTCCCTCACCCCAGGCCGAATGGCCGAATACAAATATCGGCACATCTGCACCCAATTGCAAACCTAATTGCATGAGCTGTTGCTGGCTCAGACGCAAATCCCAAAGCCGATTCAAAACCACCAAAGTAGTTGCCGCATCAGAACTACCTCCACCCAAACCGCCGCCCATCGGCAGATTTTTTTCCAGCTCTATCCTGACACCACCCGCGTAGCCAGTATGCTGCTTGAGCAATTTAGCCGCACGCACCGTCAATTCATCCGTCTCGGCAACACCTGGGATCTGTTCTTGTAAACAGACTTTATCCTCAGATAATGGATGGAATGTCAGCCAGTCGCACAAGTCAATGATTTGAAATACAGTCTGCAACAAATGGTAACCGTCAGCACGCCGACCGGTTATTTTCAACATCAAATTCAATTTGGCTGGCGCCGGCCATTTTTCGCGCCATCCCGCTATCGCTGCCGGGTTTTCGGTCACGTTAGACTCCATTGATCCACAATTAATTTCACTCGATTATGCTCATCCTGCACAGTGATTTTTTTGGGCAACACCAAGTCGCCTACCGACTGCAACTCGATAAACCTGATCTGCCAACCGGATTGCACAAAACCATTATCAAGAGCAAGATAAGACTGCTGTGGGTCTGTGAGCCCCAGCACCCAATATTTCAAGGCCGTCACCGGAATTTTGATATCCAGCTGTGCATTGATGACACTATCCGCATCACCCTGATAGTGGCGTACCTGATCGCCATTATCTATCGCCACGCTGCCTGGCGTGACACTGATCAAAACCTTACCCTGAGCCAAAGGCCCACTCAGTTCAATCTCATCCTCACTAGATTGGTGCTTCCAATTGATGCTGGCTGAAAAAGCATCTTTATCAGCAACCACAGCCAATCGCCCCTGAAAAGACCAGTTTGCAGGGGATTGCTGGTTGCGCATTTGCACTATTTGACTGATATCGGTCGATTTATCAGGTGTCAGAGCGCAACCATGCAGCAGCAAACAAGCTGCCAAAATCCAAACCCAACGCTTCATTTTGGCTCGGCTGTTAAATAGCGCTTTTTAAATGATTGCAGATATTCGTCATCAGGAGATTTTTTATAAGCACTGTCGAAGACATCTTTCGCTTCCTTGGTATTACCCATCACCCACAGCACTTCGGCGACATGCGCGGCAATTTCATTCTCGGGGGATTTCGCATAAGCTTTTTTCAAATATTCCAGCGCCAGTTGCTGATTACCCAATTTGAACTGCAACCAACCATAACTATCGATAATCACTGCTTCATCAGGCTGCAATTTCAAAGCTTGTTCAAGATAACCCTGCGCTTCGGCATATCGCTGAGTTTTATCCGTCAGGGTATAACCCAGAGCATTCAAAGCAGCAATATCTTCAGGATTTTTATGCAAAATCCGATGTAAATCTGCTTCCAGAATATCCAATCTGTCCAAGCGCTCGGCAATCAGCGCCCGGGCATACAGCACATCCCTATTGTCCGGCACATCTTTAATCACCACATTTAAGGTATCAAACGCTTCCTGAAATTTGCCCTGCTGGTTTAGCAGCTCAGATTTAATCATTAAAGTTTTAAGTTTCTGCTCGGGAAATCTATGCTCTGCCTTACCCACCCTGCGTTCTGCCTCAGCAAAGCGTTTCTGATTAATTAATAATGAAATTGCGGCAATATCGGCATCATAAGCATAATTACCATCACTTACTCGATCATACCAACTCAAGGCCTTCTCAACATGACGCCTCTGAGCCTCGATTTTACCCAAAAAGAAACTCGCCTGCCCTTCCCAATCTGGATTATTCAGCAATTTTTCCAGCTGGTTCTCGGCTTTATCCAACTGATTTTGCTGGATATAGATCATCGCCAAAGAAAATAAACTATCACCATCATCCGGTTTTTCATCGAGAACATTCTGACATAAGCGCACAGCATCATCATAAGCACCTGTACTAATCATCACTTCGATCAACATTTTTCTAAGCTGAACATCGCCTGGGGCTTGTTTGACGGCTTTTTCCAGATACTGACGGGCTTTGACCAAATCACCGTTTCTACCGGCCAGTTGGGCCTGAAAAATAATGGCTTTATTCCAATCAGGCTGCAGTTTAAGCACATAATCAATTTTTTGCTGCGCTAATTCCTGATTCGGCAAGGTTCCTGCCAATACCGCTTGCACAAAAAACACTTCTCCCTGTAAAGGCTGCTGCTGAGCCAACTCCTCTAGGGCATCGTAAGTAAATTGGAGCCGGCCTTCTTTTTCAAACAACTTAACCATTTCCAGCAAACTGGCTTCAAAACCGGCTGGATCTTCGCGTAGCATGACACTCAAGTCTTCCACGGCACCTTTATGGTCTAGATTTTTTATAGCCAACAATAAAGCAAATTTTCTGGCGCTAAGATTTTTCGCATCTTTACTCAACCAAACCTTCAAAGCTTCCTGGGTACGCTTTTCATCTTTCAGGTATAAACCTATTTTAACTGCACGTTCCGCTATGCGCGGGTCATCAACCCGCTTCGCCGCTTGCAGATAGGCATCAAAAGCCACTGCATATTGATTGCGCTGTCCGGCTAGCTCGGCAGCCATCAGCAAATACAGTACCTCTTCATCAATTACCGGATTACGCTGCAAATTCTGGTCAAGTAATTCTTCCTGTACCAGCTCATTTTCACCTTCTGGTGACTTTTCCGGTGATGTTGCACACCCAGTCAGACAAAAAAGTATTAAGATGTTTATCCATTTATTCATGCAAGCCAACGACCCGATTTAAAAATTGTCTGCATAGATTATCAGAAAACACCAGTTATTTAAGACTGTATTTAAGACTGCCTTTGAATGTATTTGGATAAAAACCGCCGATTCCTTAAAATGACCTACTTTTATTGCGCTCTTGTTTTAAACTAATGACTCTGCTTGCCGTAGGTATCAATTACACCACTGCGCCAGTCGCAATACGCGAACGCCTGGCTTTTCCTGCAGAAATTCTTGACAACACCTTAAAAAACTTATGGAAAGTTAACGAAATTAGTGAAGCGGCCATTCTTTCCACCTGTAATCGCACCGAATTCTATTACCAGTCCGATAACGAAGACCATGCAGCCCTGATCGACTGGTTGGCCGACACCAAACACATCCGCCCCGCCGAATTTACGCCTTATCTATACAGCTTTAAAGACAGCCAGTCCATCCGCCACATGTTTCGGGTAGCCTGCGGCCTGGACTCCATGATTCTGGGTGAACCGCAAATTCTAGGGCAGATGAAAACCGCTTATCACGCCGCCTATCAGGCCGGCACATTGGGCCGCAATCTCAGCAAACTGTTTCAACACACCTTCTCGGCAGCCAAAAAAGTTCGTACCGATACCGCCATCGGCTCCAGCCCGGTATCAGTGGCATTTGCCGCAGTGCAACTGGCGCAACAGATTTTCGACAAACTCAGCGAACAAACCGCCTTACTGATCGGTGCCGGCGAAACCATAGAACTGACCGCCCGGCATTTATATCAGCACGGCATAGGCCGAATTATCATTGCCAACCGGACTTACGATAAAGCCCATGCTCTTGCAACTCAGTTTAACGGGTTTGCCATAGCACTTTCCGAGCTGCCGAATCATTTGGCAGAAGCCGATATTGTGGTGTCCTCCACTGCCAGCCAGTTGCCGATATTAGGTAAAGGCCGAGTGGAAAGCGCTATTAAAAAACGCAAACACAAACCCATGTTCATGGTGGATCTGGCCGTGCCGCGCGACATAGAAGCCGAGGTTGAACAGCTTAGCGATGTGTATCTGTATACTGTCGATGACTTACAGAATACCGTAAATCGTAATATGGATTCGCGCCGCCGCGCCGCCGAACAAGCCGAGGAAATCATCGACGCCCAAGTGGAGCATTTTTTAATCTGGCTGCGATCCCAGGGCGCCCAGCAAACCATCCGTGATTATCGCAGCCAGGCCGAACGGGCTCGTGATGAATCGCTGCAAAAAGCCATTGCTCAACTCAACAACGGCACTGATGCCGAACAAGTGTTACAGCGCCTGGCGCATACCCTGACCAATAAATTAATCCATACCCCCTGCGTGCAATTACGCGATGCCAGCGCCAACGAGCGCCATGATTTAATCGCCGCTTCGCGGGAAATTTTTAAGTTAAAATAACGCTAGATGAAACCTTCAATACAATTAAAACTAGAAAATCTCGACGAGCGCTTCGCCGAAATCACCGTACTGCTCAGCCAGCCGGAAGTGCAAAGCAATCAAAACCAATTCCGTAGCCTGGGTCAGGAATACGCTCAATTGGAACCATTGGTAAACTGCTACAAAGCCTACCTGAGCAACGAAAGCAATCTGGCCTCTGCCAAAGAAATGGCCAAAGACAGCGATCCTGAGCTCCGGGAAATGGCCAAGGAAGAAGTTCAGGCTGGAGAGGCGCAACGCGAAGCCCTGGAACAGGAATTACAAATCCTGCTGCTGCCCAAGGATCCTAATGACAATCGCAATATCTTTCTGGAAGTGCGCGCCGGTACCGGCGGAGACGAAGCCGCCATCTTTTCTGGTGATTTATCACGCATGTATCAGCGTTATGCCGAAAAACAGGGCTGGAGCACTGAAATTATTAACGAAAATCGTGGCGAACACGGCGGATATAAAGAAGTTGTCCTCCGAGTCAGCGGTCAAAACGTGTATTCCCAGCTTAAATTCGAATCCGGTACCCATCGCGTTCAACGCGTACCGGAAACCGAATCCCAGGGCCGGGTTCACACTTCAGCCTGCACCGTAGCCATCATGCCGGAAGTGGACAGCATAGATGAGATAGACATCAACCCCGCTGACTTGCGCGTCGATACTTACCGGGCTTCCGGTGCCGGCGGCCAGCACGTCAACCGTACCGATTCAGCCATTCGTATTACCCATATTCCCTCTGGTGTGGTGGTGGAATGTCAGGATGAACGTTCCCAGCATAAAAACCGGGCCAGAGCCATGTCTCTGCTCCAATCGCGACTGCTGGCAGCCGCACAGGAAAAACAGCATGCTGAACAATCTGAAAACCGTAAACTGCAAGTGGGCAGCGGTGACCGTTCCGAACGTATCCGCACTTACAACTTCCCCCAGGGTCGTTTAACCGATCATCGCATCAATCTGACTCTGTATAAGCTGGATGAAATTATGGAAGGCGGCCTGGAACATGTCATCCAGCCGCTGATCCATGAGCATCAAGCCGAATTGCTAACGCAGTTAGGGAATGCCTGATTCCATCCAGTCTTTATTAAATGCGGCCACTACCGAATTGGCAGCCGCTTCGCCCAGCGCTGCGCTGGACGCTGAAGTATTGCTATGCCATTGCCTGACCAAAAATCGTTCCTATCTACGCGCCTGGCCGGATAGTACCTTATCAGCGGAGCAAATATCTGCGTTTCAAACTTTGCTCGCCCAACGCCAGCAAGGCGTGCCGGTTGCCTATCTGACCGGCGAACGTGAATTCTGGTCGCGCAGTTTCCTAGTCAGCCCTGCCGTACTGATTCCCCGGCCAGACAGCGAATTATTGATTGAGCTCAGCCTAGCGCGAATATCACCTCAGCAGAGCGCCAAAATCATTGATCTGGGCACCGGTTCCGGTATTCTGGCTATTACCTTGGCAACGGAACGCCCCTTGGCTCAAGTTATCGGTTGCGATTTCAGCCCAGCAGCGCTAGACATTGCCCGACAGAATGCCGCACGGCACAAGATTGACAATCTAGCCCTACTCCGCTCCAACTGGTTTTCGGCCATCACCGATCAGGACTTTGATCTGATTATCAGTAATCCGCCGTATATTGACGCTGAAGACCCACATTTACAAATGGGTGACGTACGCTTTGAACCCAGCTCAGCCTTGATCAGCCCCGAACAAGGCTTAGCGGATATTCGCCTGATTGCCGCACAAGCCACCCAGCGTTTAAAACTCGACGGCCAATTATTGATCGAACATGGTTACAATCAGGCCCAGGCGGTAAGCAGCATTTTTCAGGCCTTAAATTACCGGAATATTTGTACACATACCGACTTATCCGGTCAAGCTCGCGTCACCTCAGGATTATGGAACCCAATATGATTAGCACCGAAATCAATTTACCGCGCAAACTGACCAACCAATTATTGCATCTGGCGCAATTATCGCCGGAAGCCGAAATTTGTGGCCTGATCGGGGCCAATCAGGCCGGCATACCCAGCAGTTGCTATCCGGTCGACAATAGCGCCACCAACCCGGACAACCGATTTTTAATGGATGCCGGCCAGCAGATTAATGCCTTACGCGCCATCCGTGAAAAATCCGAAACCTTGTTCGGCATTTATCACTCTCATCCGCATGCCCCGGCCATACCTTCTGCTACCGATCTGGAACTGGCCAGTTATCCTGAAGCCGTTCAACTGATTATCTCCTTGAATACAAAAGGTGTTTTAGAGATCCGTGCCTACCGGATCAACGCCAAAACTGCCCAGGAAATCAAACTCAATCTGATAGAAATATAGGCTGTTTCCGATTCCGGGTACAAAGCAAGTATAATGCCGTCATTTTTATTCTGGCGAGAGTACCATGAGAAGACCAAGTGGGCGTAATCCCGATCAACTGCGCGAAATACGCATCACCTGCCACTATACTAAACATGCCGAAGGCTCAGTTTTAGTCGAATTCGGAGATACTAAGGTTATCTGTACCGCCAGTGTGGATAGTGGCGTACCGCGTTTTCTGAAAGGCAAAGGCGAAGGTTGGGTCACTGCTGAATACGGCATGCTGCCCCGCTCCACCCATAGTCGTATGGACCGTGAAGCCGGACGCGGCAAACAAGGTGGTCGCACCCTGGAAATTCAACGCCTGATCGGCCGCTCACTGCGCGCCGCCATTGATCTGAAAGCTCTCGGTGAAAATACCATAACCATAGACTGCGACGTGATTCAGGCCGATGGCGGCACCCGCACCGCTGCCATTACCGGCGGTTTTGTGGCTTTATCCATTGCTATCCAGCACATGTTGAAAAAACATGTCATCAAGAAAAACCCCATACATGGCCAAGTCGCCTCGGTTTCGGTAGGCATCTACAACGGCATTCCAGTGCTGGATTTGGATTATGCCGAAGACAGCCAGGCAGAAACCGATATGAATGTGGTGATGAACGAAGCCGGACATTTTATCGAAGTACAAGGCACTGCCGAAGGTCATGCTTTCCGCAAAGACGAACTTAATGCCATGCTGGAACTGGCAGAACGCGGGATTAACCAGTTACTGGAAAAACAGCATGAAGCGCTGTATGGCAAACTCGATTCAGCCGCATGAGCCAAATCGTTTTAGCCAGCTCCAATCAAGGCAAAATTCGGGAAATCCAGGCCATTCTGCAAAACCAGCAGATTTTGCCACAAGGGCAATTCAATATCAGCGATGCCGAAGAAATCGGCTCAACTTTTATTGAAAACGCCATTATTAAAGCCCGGCACGCCGCTACTCATAGCGGCTTGCCCGCTATAGCCGACGACTCTGGCCTGGTGGTGGATGCGTTGAATGGCGCGCCCGGCGTGATTTCTGCCCGCTATGCCGGGATGGGCGCCAGCGATCAGGCCAATATCGACAAACTGTTGCAGGCCATACAAGACGTACCTGCCACCCAGCGCAATGCCCGCTTTATCTGTGTGATGGTTTACATGCGCCACAGTCTGGATCCCACGCCTATCGTTACCCAAGGTGTCTGGGAAGGGCATATCCTGCCACACAACATAGGCAGCAACGGCTTTGGCTATGACCCGATATTCTGGGTGGAAGCCTACCAATGCTCATCAGCACAGCTACCGCCAGAACTTAAAAACACCATCAGCCATCGCGCCCAGGCTTTACAGGCCTTAACCCGCCAACTTACCCATTGTTAAGCGTTAATCCCACCCAGATTGCCGGGCAATTTACCCGGCAGGCCATCACAGGCATCACGCCGCTAGGCTGCGGCCTGATCAACGATACCTATCGAGTCGCCGGTGCCGACAGCGCCTTTGTGCTGCAACGCCTAAACCAGCATGTGTTCCCGGCACCGCAACTGATTATGGCCAATCTGGAATATCTGGGTCGGCACATTCGGCAGAAACCACCAGAGACCGTGGGCTTACAATTTCCAGGTATTATTTACACACTCAGTGGGCAAACTTATTTTCAGGATGCTGAGCAGCAATTCTGGCGCGCTCTGGAATTGATACAACCTGCCGAAAGCCGGCAAGTGCTAAACCGCGCCACAGAATCGGCACAAATCGGCTACGCCTTAGCCCATTTCCACCGTTTATGCAGCGATTTACCGGTCAGTGCTTTACACGATACCTTACCGGGCTTCCATATTACCCCCGGCTACTATCAAGACTATCAACAACTGGCCGAGCGGAACCCAACTATTGAAATTGATAGCGAATTTGAGTTCTGCCGAAATTTTATTCGCCAATTTCAGACCAATATCAACGTTCTAGAAGATGCCAAAGCGGCCGGCATACTAAGCATGCGCGTCACCCACGGCGACCCTAAACTCAATAACTTTCTGTTTCGCCCTGGTGCCGACCAAATCATCAGCCTGATTGACCTAGATACCGTTAAACCCGGCTTGGTACATTACGATATCGGCGATTGCATTCGTTCCTGCTGTCATATCAAGCCTGACAATCATTTTGATATACAGCGTTGCCGGATCATCCTGGAACATTATCTCCAGGAAGCCGGTAGCTTCTTCACCCCTGCTGACTATCTTTATTTGTCTGCCGCCATCGTCCTGATACCTTTTGAATTGGGCTTACGCTTTTTTAGCGATTATCTGGCCGGCAATCAGTACTTTAAAATTACCGAACCCAGAAGCAATTTATACAAAGCAATAGCACTATTTGAATTATGCCAAAGCATAAACGCCCAGCTCAGCGAACTTAACGCCATTATTCTCAGCTTTCAGCACTAGAAGCCTGTCCGAGAATAGCCAGCCGTTTTGCCAAGCTTGGATTGTCAGTCTGCCGGCAAATGTGTATCCTCCACTTATTATGCAAATACATCTAATCTCTGTCGGAAACCGGATGCCCGACTGGGTGCAGCAAGGCTATAATGAATATGCCAAACGCCTGCCCCGCGAATGTGAACTGATATTAAAGGAAATCCCGGCCGATAAACGCCGTAACGGCGATATTGAGCGTATTACCAAAACTGAGGGCGAACGCATGATAGCTGCCTTGCCGAACAGAGCTCACGTAGTGACTCTGGACATACCCGGTAAACCCTGGACTACTCCGGATTTATCGCAGGCCATGCAACGCTGGTTAGGTAATGGGCAACCGGTAGCACTGATGGTGGGAGGGCCGGAAGGCTTGTCGGCACAAGTCAAAGCCATGGCCCAGGAGTGCTGGAGCCTATCGGCACTGACCTTCCCGCACCCTTTGGTCAGAGTGATTGTTGCCGAACAAATTTATCGGGCCTGGAGCCTGATGCACAATCATCCTTACCACCGTTAAGCACCAAAATACTGACTGATTATTGAACCACCTAGGACTGGAGTTGGTCATCATAACCAGACTTAACCCAGCTTAAAGCGTTGGATTATTAACCAAAATGAGCGATACCCATTTATCAATGCCGCCACAAATTATCCTGGCTTCTGCCTCACCCCGACGTAGCGAACTGCTCAGGCAGATTGGTATACGCCACCTGATTCAGGCCGTCGACCTTGACGAAAGCCCCTGGCCAGGCGAAGCCGCACTGGATTATGTGCAGCGGGTCGCAGCGGAAAAATCAGCGGCTTGCTGGCATGCCTCACCGCAAAAGCTGCCGGTTTTAGGCGCAGATACCAGTGTAATTTGTGATGGCGAAATTCTCGGTAAACCCGAAAATCAGGCACATGCCCAGGCGCTATTAAGCCGGCTGTCCGGACGCAGCCATCAGGTTTACAGTGCCGTATCGGTACGAGGTGATAAGGGTCACGGTTTGGCCCTGAGTATTAGTCAGGTGCAATTCCGGGCATTGAGCCAGGCGGAAATTTTGGCCTATAGCTTAAGTGGCGAACCGGAAGGCAAAGCCGGTGCCTACGCCATTCAAGGCTTGGCCAGTGTATTTATTGAGTCACTTACCGGCAGTTTTTCCGGCGTAATGGGCTTACCGCTGTTTGAAACCGCTGAATTATTAGCCCAACAAGGGATTAAAGTCATCGCATGAGTGAAGAAATTCTAATTAATGTCACCCCGCCGGAAACCCGGGTCGCCGTGATAGAAAACGGCGTCTTACAAGAGCTGATTATCGAACGGGTGCGCCAGAAAGGTTTGGTCGGCAATGTCTATAAAGGCGAAGTGTGCCGGGTATTGCCGGGGATGCAGGCTGCATTTGTGGATATCGGCCTGGAAAAAGCGGCTTTTCTGCATTTATCCGATTTCAACAGTTTGGAATTGGCGATAGGCTCGGAAAATATCGAGCACTATTTAAAAGAAGGCCAGAAACTGGTGGTACAGGTCACTAAAGACCCCCTGGGTAACAAGGGCGCC
Coding sequences within it:
- the prfA gene encoding peptide chain release factor 1; amino-acid sequence: MKPSIQLKLENLDERFAEITVLLSQPEVQSNQNQFRSLGQEYAQLEPLVNCYKAYLSNESNLASAKEMAKDSDPELREMAKEEVQAGEAQREALEQELQILLLPKDPNDNRNIFLEVRAGTGGDEAAIFSGDLSRMYQRYAEKQGWSTEIINENRGEHGGYKEVVLRVSGQNVYSQLKFESGTHRVQRVPETESQGRVHTSACTVAIMPEVDSIDEIDINPADLRVDTYRASGAGGQHVNRTDSAIRITHIPSGVVVECQDERSQHKNRARAMSLLQSRLLAAAQEKQHAEQSENRKLQVGSGDRSERIRTYNFPQGRLTDHRINLTLYKLDEIMEGGLEHVIQPLIHEHQAELLTQLGNA
- the prmC gene encoding peptide chain release factor N(5)-glutamine methyltransferase: MPDSIQSLLNAATTELAAASPSAALDAEVLLCHCLTKNRSYLRAWPDSTLSAEQISAFQTLLAQRQQGVPVAYLTGEREFWSRSFLVSPAVLIPRPDSELLIELSLARISPQQSAKIIDLGTGSGILAITLATERPLAQVIGCDFSPAALDIARQNAARHKIDNLALLRSNWFSAITDQDFDLIISNPPYIDAEDPHLQMGDVRFEPSSALISPEQGLADIRLIAAQATQRLKLDGQLLIEHGYNQAQAVSSIFQALNYRNICTHTDLSGQARVTSGLWNPI
- the lolB gene encoding lipoprotein insertase outer membrane protein LolB, with product MKRWVWILAACLLLHGCALTPDKSTDISQIVQMRNQQSPANWSFQGRLAVVADKDAFSASINWKHQSSEDEIELSGPLAQGKVLISVTPGSVAIDNGDQVRHYQGDADSVINAQLDIKIPVTALKYWVLGLTDPQQSYLALDNGFVQSGWQIRFIELQSVGDLVLPKKITVQDEHNRVKLIVDQWSLT
- a CDS encoding tetratricopeptide repeat protein, which encodes MNKWINILILFCLTGCATSPEKSPEGENELVQEELLDQNLQRNPVIDEEVLYLLMAAELAGQRNQYAVAFDAYLQAAKRVDDPRIAERAVKIGLYLKDEKRTQEALKVWLSKDAKNLSARKFALLLAIKNLDHKGAVEDLSVMLREDPAGFEASLLEMVKLFEKEGRLQFTYDALEELAQQQPLQGEVFFVQAVLAGTLPNQELAQQKIDYVLKLQPDWNKAIIFQAQLAGRNGDLVKARQYLEKAVKQAPGDVQLRKMLIEVMISTGAYDDAVRLCQNVLDEKPDDGDSLFSLAMIYIQQNQLDKAENQLEKLLNNPDWEGQASFFLGKIEAQRRHVEKALSWYDRVSDGNYAYDADIAAISLLINQKRFAEAERRVGKAEHRFPEQKLKTLMIKSELLNQQGKFQEAFDTLNVVIKDVPDNRDVLYARALIAERLDRLDILEADLHRILHKNPEDIAALNALGYTLTDKTQRYAEAQGYLEQALKLQPDEAVIIDSYGWLQFKLGNQQLALEYLKKAYAKSPENEIAAHVAEVLWVMGNTKEAKDVFDSAYKKSPDDEYLQSFKKRYLTAEPK
- the hemA gene encoding glutamyl-tRNA reductase → MTLLAVGINYTTAPVAIRERLAFPAEILDNTLKNLWKVNEISEAAILSTCNRTEFYYQSDNEDHAALIDWLADTKHIRPAEFTPYLYSFKDSQSIRHMFRVACGLDSMILGEPQILGQMKTAYHAAYQAGTLGRNLSKLFQHTFSAAKKVRTDTAIGSSPVSVAFAAVQLAQQIFDKLSEQTALLIGAGETIELTARHLYQHGIGRIIIANRTYDKAHALATQFNGFAIALSELPNHLAEADIVVSSTASQLPILGKGRVESAIKKRKHKPMFMVDLAVPRDIEAEVEQLSDVYLYTVDDLQNTVNRNMDSRRRAAEQAEEIIDAQVEHFLIWLRSQGAQQTIRDYRSQAERARDESLQKAIAQLNNGTDAEQVLQRLAHTLTNKLIHTPCVQLRDASANERHDLIAASREIFKLK
- the ispE gene encoding 4-(cytidine 5'-diphospho)-2-C-methyl-D-erythritol kinase — translated: MTENPAAIAGWREKWPAPAKLNLMLKITGRRADGYHLLQTVFQIIDLCDWLTFHPLSEDKVCLQEQIPGVAETDELTVRAAKLLKQHTGYAGGVRIELEKNLPMGGGLGGGSSDAATTLVVLNRLWDLRLSQQQLMQLGLQLGADVPIFVFGHSAWGEGVGEELQAITLPEYWLLIIKPDCHVNTRQIFLAEGLTRNSASIKMIDFIAGDYSNDCTAIVTSMYPEVKNAIRALSEFGEARLTGTGACVFAVFVDENAARAAYAALQSEWVVYLARGQNQSPLYKKLDRE
- a CDS encoding M67 family metallopeptidase, with protein sequence MISTEINLPRKLTNQLLHLAQLSPEAEICGLIGANQAGIPSSCYPVDNSATNPDNRFLMDAGQQINALRAIREKSETLFGIYHSHPHAPAIPSATDLELASYPEAVQLIISLNTKGVLEIRAYRINAKTAQEIKLNLIEI
- the rdgB gene encoding RdgB/HAM1 family non-canonical purine NTP pyrophosphatase; this translates as MSQIVLASSNQGKIREIQAILQNQQILPQGQFNISDAEEIGSTFIENAIIKARHAATHSGLPAIADDSGLVVDALNGAPGVISARYAGMGASDQANIDKLLQAIQDVPATQRNARFICVMVYMRHSLDPTPIVTQGVWEGHILPHNIGSNGFGYDPIFWVEAYQCSSAQLPPELKNTISHRAQALQALTRQLTHC
- the rph gene encoding ribonuclease PH, with product MRRPSGRNPDQLREIRITCHYTKHAEGSVLVEFGDTKVICTASVDSGVPRFLKGKGEGWVTAEYGMLPRSTHSRMDREAGRGKQGGRTLEIQRLIGRSLRAAIDLKALGENTITIDCDVIQADGGTRTAAITGGFVALSIAIQHMLKKHVIKKNPIHGQVASVSVGIYNGIPVLDLDYAEDSQAETDMNVVMNEAGHFIEVQGTAEGHAFRKDELNAMLELAERGINQLLEKQHEALYGKLDSAA
- a CDS encoding phosphotransferase enzyme family protein, giving the protein MLSVNPTQIAGQFTRQAITGITPLGCGLINDTYRVAGADSAFVLQRLNQHVFPAPQLIMANLEYLGRHIRQKPPETVGLQFPGIIYTLSGQTYFQDAEQQFWRALELIQPAESRQVLNRATESAQIGYALAHFHRLCSDLPVSALHDTLPGFHITPGYYQDYQQLAERNPTIEIDSEFEFCRNFIRQFQTNINVLEDAKAAGILSMRVTHGDPKLNNFLFRPGADQIISLIDLDTVKPGLVHYDIGDCIRSCCHIKPDNHFDIQRCRIILEHYLQEAGSFFTPADYLYLSAAIVLIPFELGLRFFSDYLAGNQYFKITEPRSNLYKAIALFELCQSINAQLSELNAIILSFQH
- the rlmH gene encoding 23S rRNA (pseudouridine(1915)-N(3))-methyltransferase RlmH, which gives rise to MQIHLISVGNRMPDWVQQGYNEYAKRLPRECELILKEIPADKRRNGDIERITKTEGERMIAALPNRAHVVTLDIPGKPWTTPDLSQAMQRWLGNGQPVALMVGGPEGLSAQVKAMAQECWSLSALTFPHPLVRVIVAEQIYRAWSLMHNHPYHR
- a CDS encoding Maf family protein; this encodes MPPQIILASASPRRSELLRQIGIRHLIQAVDLDESPWPGEAALDYVQRVAAEKSAACWHASPQKLPVLGADTSVICDGEILGKPENQAHAQALLSRLSGRSHQVYSAVSVRGDKGHGLALSISQVQFRALSQAEILAYSLSGEPEGKAGAYAIQGLASVFIESLTGSFSGVMGLPLFETAELLAQQGIKVIA